The following are encoded together in the Microterricola viridarii genome:
- the rplI gene encoding 50S ribosomal protein L9: MKLILTHEVTGLGTPGDVIEVKNGYARNYLVPQGFAVQWSRGGEKQVEQIKAARAARELATLEEAQAFKAALEAAKVKLVVKTGAEGRLFGSVKTTDIADAVAAAGLGTIDKRKVEIPNPIKVVGTHQVTVRLRDELSAAITLQVVSAK, translated from the coding sequence ATGAAACTGATTCTGACGCACGAGGTCACTGGCCTCGGTACCCCCGGTGATGTCATCGAGGTCAAGAACGGCTACGCCCGTAACTACCTGGTTCCGCAGGGCTTTGCCGTGCAGTGGAGCCGCGGTGGCGAGAAGCAGGTCGAGCAGATCAAGGCCGCTCGCGCGGCTCGTGAGCTCGCCACGCTCGAAGAGGCGCAGGCATTCAAGGCTGCCCTCGAGGCTGCCAAGGTCAAGCTGGTCGTCAAGACCGGCGCTGAAGGCCGTCTCTTCGGTTCGGTGAAGACCACCGACATCGCTGACGCCGTTGCTGCTGCCGGACTCGGCACCATCGACAAGCGCAAGGTTGAGATCCCCAACCCGATTAAGGTTGTCGGAACTCACCAGGTGACGGTTCGTCTGCGCGACGAGCTGTCGGCCGCGATCACCCTTCAGGTGGTCTCCGCCAAGTAG
- the rpsR gene encoding 30S ribosomal protein S18: protein MAGKSSGDRRKPLRGAKGGKNAAPAKSIRVGVIDYKDVPTLRKFISERGKIRARRITGVSVQEQRLIARAVKNAREMALLPYAGSGR, encoded by the coding sequence ATGGCTGGAAAGAGCAGCGGCGACCGCCGCAAGCCACTCCGCGGAGCCAAGGGTGGCAAGAACGCCGCTCCCGCGAAGTCCATTCGCGTTGGTGTCATCGACTACAAGGATGTCCCCACGCTTCGTAAGTTCATCTCTGAGCGCGGGAAGATCCGTGCCCGCCGCATCACAGGCGTTTCCGTGCAGGAGCAGCGTCTGATCGCCCGTGCCGTCAAGAATGCCCGCGAGATGGCCCTGCTGCCATACGCCGGCAGCGGACGCTGA
- a CDS encoding single-stranded DNA-binding protein, with protein sequence MAGETVITVVGNLTSDPELRYTQNGLAVANFTIASTPRTFDRAKNEWIDGEALFLRASVWREFAEHVAGSLTKGSRVIASGRLKQRSYETKEGEKRTSYELDVDEIGPSLRYATASVTRAQSSGAPRGAAPQGGNFGGAVEEPWAPSAPAASGGQDVWNTPGSYSDETPF encoded by the coding sequence ATGGCCGGCGAGACCGTAATTACCGTGGTGGGCAACCTCACCTCAGACCCCGAGCTGCGTTACACGCAGAACGGACTGGCGGTTGCCAACTTCACCATTGCCTCCACCCCGCGCACGTTTGACCGTGCAAAGAACGAGTGGATCGATGGCGAAGCGCTGTTCCTGCGCGCGAGCGTTTGGCGTGAATTCGCTGAGCACGTTGCTGGATCACTGACCAAGGGTTCCCGCGTTATCGCTTCCGGGCGTCTCAAGCAGCGTTCCTACGAGACGAAGGAAGGCGAGAAGCGCACCAGCTATGAGCTGGATGTCGACGAGATCGGCCCCTCGCTTCGTTACGCGACCGCGTCTGTCACGCGTGCCCAGTCTTCTGGCGCCCCCCGTGGTGCTGCCCCTCAGGGTGGCAACTTCGGTGGAGCCGTCGAAGAGCCGTGGGCTCCCAGCGCCCCTGCCGCCTCTGGCGGCCAGGACGTCTGGAACACCCCGGGCAGCTACAGCGACGAGACCCCCTTCTAG
- the rpsF gene encoding 30S ribosomal protein S6, producing the protein MHQYELMVILDPEIDERTVAPSLDKFLNVVRNDGGTIDKVDIWGRRRLAYEINKKTEGIYAVVDFTAEPATTTELDRQLKLSEAVMRTKVLRAEEGIAQVAAAQKLAEEKAARKAAAPAKAAKDA; encoded by the coding sequence ATGCACCAGTACGAACTGATGGTTATCCTCGATCCCGAGATCGATGAGCGCACCGTTGCTCCCAGCCTTGACAAGTTCCTCAACGTTGTTCGCAACGATGGTGGCACGATCGACAAGGTCGACATCTGGGGCCGTCGTCGTCTCGCTTACGAGATCAACAAGAAGACCGAAGGCATCTACGCCGTCGTCGACTTCACCGCAGAGCCCGCTACCACCACGGAGCTTGACCGCCAGCTGAAGCTCAGCGAAGCAGTCATGCGCACCAAGGTGCTGCGCGCAGAAGAGGGAATCGCTCAGGTTGCCGCTGCACAGAAGCTCGCCGAGGAGAAGGCCGCCCGCAAGGCTGCCGCTCCGGCCAAGGCTGCGAAGGACGCTTAG
- a CDS encoding ABC transporter substrate-binding protein, with protein sequence MKKLRSNSAMTVALGVLVGALALGMGVLAAGAIAGSGKTIVTVRLWDDSVAAAYKSSFAAFEAAHPDISVDVTVIPWSQYWDQLGADVDAGRADDIFWLNNSYLTDLAESGELVNIDATLGERAKNDWDRVVVREFTAEGTLWGVPQLSDAGIALYYNKAMVVEAGIDPAALEELAWSLDPAEDSLLPVLQKLTRDSHGRAATDPEFDPDSVSQYGYNASNDLQAILLPSIGSNGGDFDVDGIYSFAGDAAAQAIGYQVALINTHRVAAPAAQSNAESDFARDSFINGKLALFQSGVYSLSHIADKAEFEWGVASMPAGPAGRVSVTNGIAAAGNAHSAHPAETAEVLKWLGSAEGNSFVGASGAAVPGVVAAQHAYFDYWAGKDVEVAKFFEVLARDAPTVTPPRTANFAEVEAAYGPILDQVFTGQLPLESGLRQAQDAANAVVAGG encoded by the coding sequence GTGAAGAAGCTGCGCAGCAACTCGGCCATGACGGTGGCGCTCGGCGTGCTCGTGGGCGCGCTCGCGCTCGGCATGGGAGTGCTGGCCGCCGGAGCGATCGCGGGCTCCGGTAAGACGATCGTGACCGTTCGGCTCTGGGACGACAGCGTCGCGGCCGCGTACAAGTCCTCCTTCGCGGCATTCGAGGCGGCCCATCCAGACATCTCCGTCGATGTGACCGTCATCCCCTGGTCTCAGTACTGGGACCAGCTCGGCGCCGATGTCGACGCGGGCCGGGCCGACGACATCTTCTGGCTGAACAACTCCTATCTCACCGACCTTGCCGAGAGCGGCGAGCTGGTGAACATCGACGCGACGCTCGGCGAACGCGCCAAGAACGACTGGGACCGTGTCGTGGTGCGCGAGTTCACGGCGGAGGGCACCTTGTGGGGTGTGCCGCAGCTTTCGGATGCCGGCATCGCCCTGTATTACAACAAGGCGATGGTGGTCGAGGCCGGCATCGACCCGGCCGCCCTGGAAGAGCTGGCGTGGAGCCTGGACCCGGCCGAGGACTCGCTGCTGCCGGTGTTGCAGAAGCTGACCCGCGACAGCCATGGACGGGCGGCGACCGACCCCGAGTTCGATCCCGACTCGGTGAGCCAGTACGGCTACAACGCCTCGAACGACCTGCAGGCCATCCTGCTGCCCTCCATCGGCTCCAACGGCGGCGACTTCGATGTCGACGGCATTTACAGCTTCGCCGGCGACGCGGCAGCACAGGCGATCGGCTACCAGGTCGCCCTGATCAACACGCACCGGGTCGCCGCGCCCGCCGCGCAGAGCAACGCCGAATCGGACTTCGCCCGCGACAGCTTCATCAACGGCAAGCTGGCGTTGTTCCAGTCCGGCGTGTACAGCCTCTCCCACATCGCCGACAAGGCCGAGTTCGAATGGGGCGTCGCCTCGATGCCGGCTGGCCCCGCGGGCCGAGTCTCTGTGACGAACGGCATCGCCGCGGCGGGCAACGCGCACAGCGCGCACCCGGCCGAGACGGCCGAGGTGCTCAAGTGGCTCGGATCGGCAGAGGGCAACAGCTTCGTCGGCGCCAGCGGCGCAGCCGTGCCCGGCGTCGTCGCGGCGCAGCACGCCTACTTCGACTACTGGGCAGGCAAAGACGTCGAGGTGGCGAAGTTTTTCGAGGTGCTCGCCCGCGATGCGCCGACGGTGACGCCGCCGCGGACCGCGAACTTCGCCGAGGTCGAGGCCGCCTACGGCCCTATCCTCGACCAGGTGTTCACCGGGCAGCTGCCGTTGGAGAGCGGCCTGCGGCAGGCCCAGGATGCCGCCAACGCGGTGGTCGCCGGCGGTTAG
- a CDS encoding CCA tRNA nucleotidyltransferase: MQSVAAALARLGDLAATAAVSRLAVAFETAGHELALVGGPVRDAFLDRGTNDLDFTTDASPDQILAIVTPISEAQWDIGRQFGTIAAKIAGETVEITTYRTDSYVDGTRKPEVVFGTSLDEDLLRRDFTVNSIALRLPQMTLVDPAGGIEDLLDGRLRTPATPEQSFGDDPLRMMRAARFSSQLGFQLDDAAFSAMKAGADSIRRISIERVNDELSKLLKTDAPRAGLELLVDSGIAAIVLPELPALRLEIDEHHHHKDVYQHSLTVLEQAIGYEKSRGKLQSPDLVLRLAALLHDIGKPATRRLEAGGVVSFHHHDLVGSKLAKKRLRELRYDNDTIAAVGKLIELHLRFFGYTEGAWSDSAVRRYARDAGDQLERLHILTRADVTTRNRRKADRLGFAYDDIEERIAQLAEEEELNAVRPDLDGEQIMSLLGIRPGRDVGEAYRFLLELRLDEGPIGEERATERLLAWWAARN; the protein is encoded by the coding sequence ATGCAGAGTGTCGCGGCGGCCCTTGCCCGGCTGGGCGATCTTGCGGCGACCGCCGCCGTTTCACGTCTGGCCGTGGCCTTCGAAACCGCTGGCCACGAGCTCGCCCTGGTCGGCGGGCCGGTGCGTGACGCCTTCCTCGATCGCGGCACCAACGACCTCGACTTCACCACCGACGCCTCCCCCGACCAGATCCTGGCGATCGTGACGCCGATCAGCGAGGCGCAGTGGGACATCGGGCGGCAGTTCGGCACCATCGCCGCCAAGATCGCCGGCGAAACCGTTGAGATCACCACCTACCGCACCGACAGTTACGTCGACGGAACGCGCAAACCGGAGGTCGTCTTCGGCACCTCGCTCGACGAAGACCTGCTGCGCCGGGACTTCACCGTCAACTCGATCGCGCTCCGGTTGCCCCAGATGACACTCGTTGATCCGGCTGGCGGCATCGAGGATCTGCTCGACGGCCGTCTCCGCACCCCGGCGACGCCGGAGCAGTCCTTCGGCGACGACCCGCTGCGCATGATGCGGGCCGCCCGCTTCTCTTCTCAGCTCGGATTCCAGTTGGACGACGCGGCGTTCTCGGCGATGAAGGCGGGCGCGGACAGCATCCGCCGCATCTCGATCGAGCGCGTCAACGACGAGCTCTCCAAGCTGCTGAAGACGGATGCCCCGCGCGCCGGCCTCGAGCTGCTCGTCGACTCCGGCATTGCCGCCATCGTGCTGCCCGAGCTTCCCGCCCTGCGCCTCGAGATTGACGAGCACCACCACCACAAGGACGTCTACCAGCACAGCCTCACCGTGCTGGAGCAGGCCATCGGCTACGAGAAGTCGCGGGGCAAGCTGCAGAGCCCCGACCTGGTGCTGCGCCTGGCCGCGCTGCTGCACGACATCGGCAAGCCGGCGACCCGGCGCCTCGAGGCCGGCGGCGTCGTCAGCTTCCACCACCACGACCTCGTCGGTTCCAAGCTGGCCAAGAAGCGCCTGCGCGAGCTGCGCTACGACAACGACACGATCGCGGCCGTCGGCAAGCTGATCGAGCTGCACCTGCGCTTCTTCGGCTACACCGAGGGGGCCTGGAGCGACTCGGCCGTGCGGCGCTACGCCCGCGATGCCGGTGACCAGTTGGAGCGCCTGCACATCTTGACCCGGGCCGATGTGACGACCCGCAATCGGCGCAAGGCCGACCGGCTGGGCTTCGCCTACGACGACATCGAGGAGCGCATCGCCCAGCTGGCCGAGGAGGAGGAGCTGAACGCCGTACGGCCCGACCTCGACGGCGAGCAGATCATGAGCTTGCTCGGCATCCGGCCCGGCCGCGACGTCGGCGAGGCATATCGCTTCCTGCTCGAGCTGCGCCTGGACGAGGGCCCGATCGGCGAGGAGCGCGCCACCGAGCGCCTGCTCGCCTGGTGGGCCGCCCGAAACTGA
- a CDS encoding DUF6049 family protein: protein MLAAAAILTPALLGQAPASAAPAQEGPVDSSAAAAASDAVSIVVAPGHGAVVRPGEDLQLSATVTNGSRLALSVTRIAIGLSDDTLADSAELSAWLRPSAEVLAETTLDNAGVPDDGHLVAIADGPSVAGGGSATVTITVPAAALELDPSDWGAQGIVASLLSESAVLAQTRSTVVLLPAETPRSPLAIVMPMTTPADSVGLISSEKLATYTGPGGLLTRSLESALAHNVAVALDPMILASIRVLGTSAPQSAVDWLNRLAIAPNEVFALPYADADVAAQAQLGVNPFLEPLSFDTVIDERNFTTETPSPTVAPSETPAPGEAEAPSTAAPGAESETAPPADSVMGAGVPSMKDLLAWPYTLSGVAWPAPDTVNAAILPTMKANGYDTVIVAGSNLQNTESVQPSASSRAADTALLVADTELNGALNDALQAGRESDWQAAMARATAAVAVAAGESPARPLLAVLPREFASNAGFVNATLTALEQMPVASVAPLSAVMAAPASDVTLSEAAESPERLAAISALLDRETALTGFSTAVTDPRTITEPERTNLLALLGVNWLADTTAWHAAVSDDLLRTREILDSVSVVQSPSVLVVGGSAQFPVTVQNTFTQPVTLRVNLLPSNGRLVVDESAEVTINAGSSSTVLVPVNAHVGNGPVNVTVTLSTATGVQLGSSVTIPVNVQADWEGLGAALLGGAILLFFGFGIFRNIRRRRRERAAGEQPAVDEDAGEQESGDSVKPDEEVTREETDEPESPRG, encoded by the coding sequence GTGCTCGCCGCGGCCGCGATCCTTACCCCTGCCCTGCTCGGCCAGGCCCCGGCATCGGCGGCCCCGGCGCAGGAGGGCCCAGTCGACTCGTCTGCCGCCGCCGCCGCATCCGATGCGGTCAGCATTGTCGTAGCCCCCGGCCACGGCGCCGTTGTGCGACCAGGCGAAGACCTGCAGCTCTCGGCCACGGTCACCAACGGCAGCCGACTGGCGCTGAGCGTGACCCGGATCGCGATCGGACTGAGCGATGACACGCTCGCCGACTCCGCCGAGCTCTCCGCCTGGCTGCGGCCGAGCGCCGAGGTGCTCGCGGAAACCACGCTCGACAACGCTGGCGTCCCGGATGACGGCCACCTCGTCGCGATCGCCGACGGCCCGTCCGTGGCCGGGGGAGGGAGCGCCACCGTCACGATCACCGTGCCCGCCGCCGCCCTCGAGCTGGACCCCTCCGACTGGGGCGCACAGGGGATCGTCGCGAGCCTGCTCAGCGAGAGTGCAGTGCTCGCTCAGACGCGCAGCACCGTCGTGCTGCTGCCCGCCGAGACCCCGCGCAGTCCCCTCGCCATCGTCATGCCGATGACCACCCCCGCCGACAGCGTCGGGCTGATCTCGAGCGAGAAGCTGGCCACCTACACCGGGCCGGGAGGCCTGCTCACGCGCAGCCTCGAATCGGCTCTGGCCCACAACGTAGCCGTCGCCCTGGACCCGATGATCCTGGCCTCGATCCGCGTGCTCGGCACGAGTGCGCCGCAGAGCGCCGTCGACTGGCTGAACCGTCTGGCCATCGCCCCCAATGAGGTGTTCGCGTTGCCCTACGCCGACGCCGACGTCGCGGCACAGGCCCAGCTCGGCGTGAACCCGTTCCTGGAGCCGCTGTCGTTCGACACCGTCATCGACGAGCGAAACTTCACCACCGAGACGCCGAGCCCAACCGTGGCACCCAGCGAGACTCCGGCACCGGGCGAGGCAGAAGCGCCGTCGACGGCTGCCCCCGGCGCCGAGTCGGAGACCGCGCCTCCCGCCGACTCCGTGATGGGCGCTGGCGTGCCCAGCATGAAGGATCTGCTGGCCTGGCCGTACACCCTGAGCGGCGTCGCGTGGCCCGCACCGGACACCGTGAACGCGGCCATACTGCCGACGATGAAAGCCAACGGCTACGACACCGTCATCGTCGCCGGCTCCAACCTCCAGAACACTGAATCGGTTCAGCCCTCGGCCTCCTCCCGCGCCGCCGACACGGCGCTGCTGGTGGCGGACACCGAGTTGAACGGCGCACTGAACGACGCCCTGCAGGCCGGCCGGGAGAGCGACTGGCAGGCGGCCATGGCACGCGCGACGGCGGCGGTCGCGGTCGCCGCGGGCGAGTCGCCGGCGCGCCCTCTGCTTGCCGTGCTGCCGCGGGAGTTCGCGAGCAACGCCGGCTTCGTCAATGCCACGCTCACGGCGCTGGAGCAGATGCCGGTCGCCTCCGTTGCCCCACTGAGCGCCGTCATGGCGGCACCCGCGAGCGACGTCACGCTCAGCGAGGCCGCCGAGTCGCCGGAACGCCTCGCCGCGATCTCGGCCCTGCTCGACCGTGAAACCGCCTTGACCGGTTTCAGCACCGCGGTGACGGACCCGCGCACCATCACCGAACCGGAGCGAACGAACCTGCTCGCGCTGCTCGGCGTCAACTGGCTCGCCGACACCACCGCCTGGCACGCGGCGGTCAGCGATGACCTGCTTCGCACCCGCGAGATCCTCGACTCCGTCAGCGTCGTCCAGAGCCCATCCGTGCTCGTGGTCGGCGGCAGCGCCCAGTTCCCCGTCACCGTGCAGAACACGTTCACCCAGCCCGTCACGCTGCGCGTGAACCTGCTGCCGTCCAACGGCCGCCTCGTCGTGGACGAGTCCGCCGAGGTGACGATCAATGCGGGCTCCAGCAGCACCGTGCTCGTGCCGGTGAACGCCCACGTCGGCAACGGCCCCGTCAATGTGACGGTCACTCTCAGCACCGCGACCGGCGTCCAGCTCGGCTCCAGCGTGACCATCCCGGTCAACGTGCAGGCCGACTGGGAGGGCCTGGGCGCAGCCCTGCTCGGCGGCGCCATCCTGCTCTTCTTCGGCTTTGGCATCTTCCGCAACATCCGCCGACGCCGACGCGAACGGGCCGCGGGCGAGCAGCCAGCGGTCGACGAAGACGCCGGCGAACAAGAGAGCGGCGACTCAGTGAAACCAGATGAAGAGGTTACTCGTGAGGAAACCGATGAGCCCGAGTCCCCGCGTGGCTAG
- the murJ gene encoding murein biosynthesis integral membrane protein MurJ: MASGIGRASAVLASGTLVSRILGFVKVIIFARIIGQFGAGPDAFNVANQLPNQVYVIVAGGVLSAVLVPQIVRSALHKDGGVGYINKLVTLALVILGTTTLIATLFAPALTQLVVGDNFPAAQMSLAITFAYWCLPQIFFYGLYTVLGEVLNARKSFGPFTWVPVLNNVVAIAGLAAFSIMFGADPTGARSASEYTTAMVVVLAGSATLGVIVQATSLLYFWKRIGLSYRPDFHWRGVGLGAAGKMASWTFGMLLLTTFAGIIETRVVSAASGDDASVSVLSTAWLVFMLPHSIITVSIATAYFTRMSEHASTSKLSAVLTDASSAVRGTSLIIVLASAVIAICAYPFSTFFVEPFTQIQALGNVIIAYIVGLVAFCVLFVFQRTFYALGDTRTPFFFTLFQVILVTIGVIGCRFLPLEWIAFGIALVVSVAGTAQAVLAGFLLRRKLGSIDGRRLARSLLSYLGAAIVPTALGLFLMVQFGAFEDGGFAVSGAFGAIVSMITVGAVMAALYFGTLLLLRTPELKVVLDPMLARIRRR; encoded by the coding sequence GTGGCTAGCGGCATCGGCCGGGCCAGCGCCGTGCTGGCATCCGGAACACTCGTTTCGCGCATTCTCGGCTTCGTCAAAGTCATCATCTTCGCCCGCATCATCGGCCAATTCGGCGCGGGCCCCGACGCCTTCAACGTCGCCAATCAGCTGCCCAATCAGGTGTACGTGATCGTCGCTGGCGGCGTCTTGAGCGCCGTGCTCGTTCCGCAGATCGTGCGCTCCGCGCTGCACAAGGACGGGGGAGTTGGATACATCAACAAACTCGTGACACTGGCGCTCGTCATCTTGGGCACCACCACCCTGATCGCCACGCTCTTCGCGCCGGCACTCACCCAGCTCGTCGTCGGAGACAACTTCCCGGCCGCGCAGATGTCCTTGGCCATCACCTTCGCGTACTGGTGCCTGCCCCAGATCTTCTTCTACGGGCTCTACACCGTGCTCGGTGAGGTGCTCAACGCGCGCAAGTCCTTCGGTCCGTTCACGTGGGTGCCCGTCCTCAACAACGTCGTAGCGATTGCGGGCCTGGCCGCCTTCTCCATCATGTTCGGCGCGGATCCGACCGGCGCGCGCTCGGCCAGTGAATACACGACCGCCATGGTCGTGGTTCTCGCCGGCAGCGCCACGCTGGGCGTCATCGTGCAGGCGACCTCTCTGCTCTATTTCTGGAAGCGCATCGGCCTCAGCTACCGCCCCGATTTCCATTGGCGCGGGGTCGGGCTCGGGGCAGCGGGCAAGATGGCCAGTTGGACCTTCGGCATGCTGCTGCTCACGACATTCGCAGGAATCATCGAGACGCGGGTCGTCTCGGCCGCGTCGGGTGACGATGCTTCGGTCTCCGTGCTGTCGACGGCCTGGCTCGTGTTCATGCTTCCGCACTCCATCATCACGGTGTCCATTGCGACCGCCTACTTCACGCGCATGAGCGAGCACGCCTCCACATCAAAACTGTCCGCGGTGCTCACCGACGCCTCGTCGGCCGTGCGCGGAACGTCTCTCATCATCGTGCTGGCTTCGGCCGTCATCGCAATCTGCGCGTACCCTTTCTCGACCTTCTTCGTCGAGCCGTTCACGCAGATTCAGGCACTCGGCAATGTGATCATCGCCTACATCGTGGGGCTCGTCGCCTTCTGCGTACTGTTCGTCTTCCAACGCACCTTCTATGCGCTCGGCGACACCCGCACCCCGTTCTTCTTCACCCTGTTCCAGGTCATCCTCGTCACGATCGGCGTGATCGGATGTCGTTTCCTGCCACTCGAGTGGATCGCATTCGGGATTGCACTCGTCGTGAGCGTGGCCGGCACCGCACAAGCCGTCTTGGCCGGGTTCCTGCTTCGGCGCAAGCTTGGCAGCATTGATGGACGCCGCCTGGCTCGCAGCTTGTTGAGCTACCTCGGCGCGGCCATCGTGCCCACCGCGCTCGGTCTCTTCCTGATGGTGCAGTTCGGGGCCTTCGAGGACGGCGGATTCGCTGTTTCCGGGGCATTCGGGGCCATCGTGTCCATGATCACCGTCGGCGCCGTCATGGCCGCCCTGTACTTCGGAACGCTGCTGCTGCTGCGCACCCCCGAGCTGAAGGTCGTGCTCGACCCGATGCTGGCCCGCATCCGTCGCCGCTAG
- the trxB gene encoding thioredoxin-disulfide reductase, translating into MRQVIIIGSGPSGYTAAIYAARANLQPLLIASSVEAGGELMNTTDVENFPGFPEGIQGPELMTQMQQQAERFGTEVVYDDVTSLDLSGDVKTVTLGSGETHEALSVIFATGSAYRKLGVEGEEKLSGHGVSWCATCDGFFFREKVIAVVGGGDSAMEEATFLTRFASKVYVIHRKDSLRASKIMQERAFNDPKIEFIWNSEVTSINGESALAGVSLRDTVTGEASELALDGLFIAIGNDPRTHLIHGQLDLTSEGTIAVAGRSSKTSQTGVFAAGDVIDPSYRQAITAAGSGCVAALDAEHYLASLPAELAAAASETATASASA; encoded by the coding sequence GTGCGTCAGGTCATCATCATCGGCTCCGGCCCCTCGGGCTACACCGCGGCCATCTACGCCGCCCGCGCCAACCTCCAGCCGCTGCTGATCGCCAGCTCTGTCGAGGCCGGCGGCGAGCTGATGAACACCACGGATGTCGAGAACTTCCCCGGCTTCCCTGAGGGCATCCAGGGCCCCGAGCTGATGACGCAGATGCAGCAGCAGGCCGAGCGCTTCGGCACCGAGGTCGTCTACGACGACGTCACCAGCCTCGACCTGAGCGGCGATGTGAAGACCGTCACGCTGGGCTCGGGTGAGACCCACGAGGCCCTCTCCGTGATCTTCGCCACCGGCTCCGCATACCGCAAGCTGGGCGTCGAGGGCGAAGAGAAGCTCTCCGGCCACGGTGTCTCGTGGTGCGCAACGTGCGATGGCTTCTTCTTCCGCGAGAAGGTCATCGCCGTCGTCGGCGGTGGCGACTCCGCCATGGAGGAGGCCACCTTCCTCACCCGCTTCGCCTCCAAGGTCTACGTCATCCACCGCAAGGACAGCCTGCGCGCCTCCAAGATCATGCAGGAGCGCGCATTCAACGACCCGAAGATCGAGTTCATCTGGAACTCCGAGGTCACCTCGATCAACGGCGAGAGCGCCCTGGCTGGCGTCAGCCTGCGCGACACCGTGACCGGGGAGGCCTCCGAGCTCGCCCTGGACGGTCTGTTCATCGCGATCGGAAACGACCCGCGCACGCACCTGATCCACGGCCAGCTGGACCTCACCTCTGAGGGCACCATCGCGGTCGCCGGGCGCTCGTCCAAGACGTCCCAGACCGGCGTCTTTGCCGCGGGCGACGTCATCGACCCCAGCTACCGCCAGGCCATCACCGCCGCCGGCTCCGGCTGCGTCGCCGCACTGGACGCCGAGCACTACCTGGCTTCGCTGCCGGCCGAGCTGGCCGCCGCTGCATCCGAAACGGCAACCGCGTCCGCCTCTGCCTAA
- the trxA gene encoding thioredoxin, which translates to MSARAVTEATFEAEVLNNEKTVLVDFWAEWCGPCRAVSPILDQIATEHSEKLDIVKVNVDENPQLAMKYQITSIPAMKVYQGGEVVKTVIGAKPKPALEADLAAYLA; encoded by the coding sequence ATGAGCGCACGTGCCGTTACCGAAGCCACCTTTGAGGCCGAGGTTCTCAACAACGAGAAGACCGTTCTGGTCGACTTCTGGGCAGAGTGGTGTGGCCCCTGCCGCGCCGTCAGCCCCATCCTCGACCAGATCGCGACCGAGCACTCTGAGAAGCTCGACATCGTCAAGGTCAACGTCGATGAGAACCCGCAGTTGGCGATGAAGTACCAGATCACCAGCATCCCGGCGATGAAGGTGTACCAGGGCGGCGAGGTCGTGAAGACCGTTATCGGCGCCAAGCCCAAGCCTGCCCTCGAAGCCGACCTGGCCGCCTACCTCGCGTAG